In Gimesia benthica, a single window of DNA contains:
- a CDS encoding nucleoside deaminase, translating to MDEFMQAAIEEAEQGLKEGGVPIGSVIVHAGKIIGRGHNMRQQQGSAILHGEMSALENAGRQPASVYRNSVLYTTLSPCPMCSGAIRLYQIPRVIIGENQTFLGDEELLKASGVELEVLQDQRCIDLMNQFIAAHPDVWNEDIGE from the coding sequence ATGGATGAATTCATGCAGGCGGCGATTGAGGAAGCAGAGCAAGGCTTAAAAGAGGGAGGCGTTCCCATTGGTTCGGTGATTGTGCATGCAGGCAAGATCATTGGCCGGGGACATAACATGCGTCAGCAGCAGGGAAGTGCCATCCTGCACGGCGAAATGTCAGCTTTGGAAAATGCAGGACGACAGCCGGCGTCCGTCTATCGCAACTCAGTCCTTTATACCACGCTCTCCCCCTGTCCCATGTGCAGTGGTGCCATTCGCCTGTATCAGATTCCCCGCGTGATCATCGGCGAAAATCAGACCTTTCTGGGCGATGAAGAACTGCTGAAAGCAAGCGGCGTAGAACTGGAAGTTCTGCAGGACCAGCGGTGTATCGATCTGATGAACCAGTTTATTGCAGCGCACCCGGATGTGTGGAACGAAGATATCGGCGAGTGA